The Lynx canadensis isolate LIC74 chromosome A2, mLynCan4.pri.v2, whole genome shotgun sequence DNA segment GCCTGTATAATGTCTGCAGCTCATAGTCCAAAGATCCCAGGAGATGAACCTCCCCTAAAAGAGATGCCCACAGCCTCAGCCTGCAGAGTCAACTCTGGTTCCAACCCTCCATCCCAGCCCTGGGGTGGGAGTACCACTGAGACGGTCCATAGAAAAGATGGTAGGCCCGCCAGAGATGTAGTACTCAATGTTGTTGTGTGGGTAATCCTTGTCCATGCCCACCACAGAGCCCAGCAGAGTGTGGGGCCCTGCATCTTCCCGGATCCGGAACTTGTGTGGGACACAGGCTGGGGAGAACTCGTTCACAGGAGTCACCATCACCAGTACTGGCACCTCAGCTGGAGGCCATTTGACAGTCAAGGAGCTGGCATGGGGTGCCCAGCCATTCTCTAGGGTCTAAGGGGGGAGAcatggccctgccctgggggttTAAGGAGGGAGAGGGTCTGGAAGGAGGACGAACAATAGCCATTCCTCCCTGGGTGGGGAGGTGTCTAGGAGAGGAGACATATGTCCCACCCTAGGGAGACAACTGTGCCCTATTGATTTCTGTGGGAGGAGAGGTGACCCTATCTTAAGGATGGGGAGAGAGGTACAGAACAGCCCTGCCCTGGATGTCCAGGCCTGGGTATGGTTACTCACTGGTCATCAGGGGCTGACCACCATCGAGCACCAGGATGGAGGCTGCATGCTGAAAGCAGGCCCCACGAGCATCACAGTCCAGTGTGGCATTCACCTGGCCAGAGGGGCCACAGAGTGAGGCTGAGTCAAGGCCTGGAAAAGTCTAGAGCCACACTGGGCCACCTCAGGTCAGGGCAACCACACATGGTCAACCCTGAGCCTCTGCTTTCCAGCTCTGTGGGTGCAGATTGGCTCCACCACCATCTCCCTCATGGCAATGGTCTCAGCTCCCACAGACCTTTGCCCCCCGACCCCTCCACCTTACAGTCCCCAGCACCCTGCATGTGGGtcaggaggcaggggctgggcacCTCCAGGACCCTGTCTCGAAGGCAGAGGCTAGCTGAGCCAGGAGGGCTGTGGAACTGCAGCTGGTAGTCGAGGATGGAGCCGGGAGAGTCTGGATCAGCACAAGTGAAGGTGTTCAGCACGGTGCCCACCGGCGTGGTCTCGGGGATTTGAGTCCTGGGAGCAGAATGCCGGCGGCAGGGCAAAAGTCAGTCTGGACCAGGAGAACCATGGTTCTCACCCCTATAGCTTACGTAAGGTTCCTGTATACTCACACCAGCATCGCTGGGAGGCAGCGCGGAGGCCAGCGGTTGACCGAGCGCACGTTCACCGTGAGCTCGAGCTCCACGCTGGCCCACGGCCTGAGCCGTTCGTAGGCCTTCACTCGCAGTCTAGTGACCGCCGCGCCCGGGGCTTGCGCTAACTCCAGAGGCGCGGTGGTGCGAATCACACCGTCGGCTGGGCGGGGTAGGGGCGGGGAATGCTGAGTTTAGACCCGCCCCCAGGTCGGTTTGGTCCCCACCCTCACACCTAATCCACCCTCAGCGGGAGGGGGCTGAGTCTGGCCACCCCAGCTGCCTCCTCCAAGGCTCGCCTCTAATTCTAGCCCGGCCCCCAAACGGCACCGCGCCCGTGTCTGCCTGGGTTTCAGCCCCGTTTCTCAGCAGGGCGAGGAGGTAGTGCGGATCACTGTGGACCAGCCTGGGAGGCATCCCGCACCGCTCCCCACTATGCCCCTCACCACGTCCGATGGAGAAGAGGGGGCAGGGCACCGGGGAGAGGATTTCGTAGCGCACGTCGAAGCCCCGGGCCCGGACCTGAACCACCTTACCCCCGGGGGGCAGGTCCTCCAGGATGGTGATATTCGAGGCTTGCTTCCTGGACCAAAAGGGGGAAACTAGCTATGCCCTCTCCCGCCACCCCTGGCCCTGCCGGCGTGCCCCTCCCCCGGGGCTTCCCTCATACCCGAGCTAGCTGGGGACACCCCAGCAACCCCACCCCTTAACCTCACTCCCAATTCCCTGGGGCTAGGCCATGTCTCCTTCACTGTACTCAGGGTAGGGGAGCCTTACAGGAAAGAGATCAGGCTGGAGGGAACAGGCAAAACTTTCACCTTGAGCATCCCAAGGCAGCTTCGATTTTGTCCAAAAGTCACCAAAATCTGAAGCTGGAAGACCTGCAGTGCACACAGAACAGTAAGGGAACTACAGTGTGTGTATACCTGTATGTCTATGCCCAGTCGTCCCTTCAAATagcaactgccccccccccccacctggggCCCTCCACAAGGAGCCGCCACTCCCACCCCATGATCTCTATGCTTACAGGCACTCCTTTAAGTCCCATTCTTGGGGccataaatatttcctttaggaTGCAAACAGCTCAAAGAAGTGTGATATCTGAGTTATTCACAATGAAACATCATTTAGAGTTACTAAGAGCCAGTCACTAAAACATGGAATTTTAAAGAAGGaacttctcagggcacctgggtggctcagtagattaagcattggactcttgattttggctcaggttatgatctcacaactcatgagtttgagccctgcatagggctctgtgctgacagtgcagagcctgcttgggattctctctctccctctctctcttctcctttcccacttgcactttttctctcaaaacaaataaataaactttttttttaaaaaaggcatggaggggcgcctgggtggcgcagtcggttaagcgtccgacttcagccaggtcacgatctcgcggtccgtgagttcgagccccgcgtcaggctctgggctgatggcttggagcctgtttctgattctgtgtctccctctctctctgccccttccccgttcatgctctgtctctctgtcccaaaaataaaaaaaaataataataaaaaaaaaagttaaaaaaggcatggaaattttaaagaaagaatttctcaggactcctgggtggatcagttggttaggcatctgactcttgatttcagctcaggtcatgatctcatgggttggttcgtgagttcaagccccgcatctggctctgctctgacagtgcagagccttcttgggattctttctcgctccctctccctctgccccgcccctgctcacactctttctcaaaataaataaataaacttcaaaagcaaaaaacaaaaacaaaacttttaatgtttaatttttttaatgtttatttatttttgagagagacagagacagaatgcgagtgggttaggggcagagagagagacacacacagaatccgaagcaggctccaggctccgagctgtcagcacagagcccaacgcggggcccgaactcacaagctcatgacctgagctgaagtcggacgctcaaccgactgagccacccaggcaccccgacaaaacttttaatgtttaaaaaaataataacaacgaAGGAATTTCTCTAGCCTTCTCCAGACTGTACTAGCCACTTTACCCAGAACTTTCTCTTCCTGTGTGAATGTTTTGAACATTCTCAATTCTATTAGAGGCATGAGGggctcccttttctttctggaactccagAACCCATCACAGAACCAGGCAAATGTGGAAGAATAGCCATCATGTGGCAGCATGTACAGGTGGCTATGTCTGAACACGAGGCAGCAAAATCTAGGAGGCCAAGAACAAACAAACCTCCAGGAAGTGGTGGCTCTGTCCATTGTGCGCCCCATCCATGGGTATCCCCAGGTCCCAAGACATGCTCACCTTTTCAGCCTGGCCTTTGAGGCCCTGGGATGGCACCAGCAGCCAACCTTGACCATTGATGGAGAAAGGTCCAGGAAAGTATGGAGGGTCCTGGGCACTGATGATATTTATCTGACAGGACAGAGATGCTAgaagccccagcctcagcccccagTGCCCCACAGCATCCCTGCCAAAATCCCCAGCAACCTAGCAAGTACCTGTCCACACCAAACCCTCCCATACCCCGATACAGGGTGGGTCCCCAACCTCCACCCCTGGCCCCGATCCTCAATCTTCTCTGGTTTTAAAccaattattttgctttttaaactgcatttattTTGGGGATTACAAAAGTAACACAATTTTCAGGGAGAATTCAGTACACACAGAGAACATGAAAGAACACAAGCCCCTGAGATGTCCTTATAGGAACAGCCATGGTCTTTGGGGATGGGCAGCCAACAGCGGCTCTCTCCAAGAATATACATCACGCAGAGGCTTAGCTGACACTAAAGTGTTCCTCtgctgggcggtggggggggggggtggctagaGAGGGGCTGGGACAAGAAGGGGCCCAGTTTGGTCTCCCCATGTGCCTCCCTCATTCTGTCCCCCACTACCTATGTGCTGGGCTCACCTGGGCACGCTGGACTTCCAGGCCTGGCAGCAGCAGAGTGTACAGTCTGGCCCCAGGTGTGACTGTTTCCAGAACCTGAATGATTTCTCCAGCTAGCCAGAGGAGAGGTCAGGGAGGCTCTGTTCAGGCCAtgcctgcccaccccctgcctgcTGCCCCTGGCCTCACCTGGGCTGGCAAATCGGCCAGCACATGCACTATGACCAGGGTCCCGCCGCACATCCACAGAGAGTGGTCCCTCCATCACATGGTTGCCGCATGTGAACCGCAGCTGCAGTTTATAGTGATTCACCGATAGAGCATCCAGCCGGGCCGAGCTGCTTAAGGTCACCTGTGGCAGGTAGGCAGTGCATGTGGGACTGTAGGCTCTCCACCGCCCTATACTGCCTGTGGCTTTGTGAATTTAGGGACTGCCCGTGTTCCCCCATGGCTCCCATCTGTGCCCATGACCCTACCATGCCCACATAGATCCCCTGCCACCTGGTCAGGCTGGGTGGGTTGAAGAAGGTGGTGGGTGGCTGCACATGGACCAACTGCAGGGTGGGCATGTGAGAAGTGCAGTTGAAGGAGAAGGACTGAAGGATCGTGCCGGGTCCCTGGCTCTCAGAGACATTTATGAACCAGGGCAGGCAGTGGAGTTCTGAGGAAGAGACAATTCAGACTGGaggtccacacacacacaagcatagtCCTGACCTTCTCCCTCAGGGCCTGGTCACATCTAGGGGCCAAGCAGCCAAAACTCTTCCTTGTCCCCCATATCCAACAATGGCACAGCTCATTTCATAGACGTGAGCACTTGGTTGAGGAAGCAGCCATGATAAGAAATGAGGGTCAGGGAGTTAGATCTTTGCCCTTTTCCCttgctctcccccagcccctgcactCCATGGTAGCTTATCCAAGAAGGGTCACAATTCCACTCCAGTGTGGAATGGGGGGGTGGGCGTGAGAACTGGGGTTCCCCCACCCACCAGCTCCTCACCAGAGACAGTCAGAGCAAGCAGAAGCGCCAGGATCCTGAGCAGTGCCATAGTGGCCTCAAGACGCAGACAGCAGAGGAGACTCCAGAAGACCAGCCGTGTTTGTCAGGCTCACCCCGTTGTCAGGTGAGTCGCTTAAACACAGCTGGGCAGGCTGCACTCCTGAGCCTCCCAGATTCTAGCTCCGCCCATCCCTGGTGACTTGAGCTCTAGACTCCAGACAGGCATTAAGAGGTCTGGACAACCCCAGGTTTCACTGCTTCTGATGAATCCCCCCGTTCTTACTACAACCCAAAGGAAATGTTAGGGGAAAAGGATCAAACTtcaggtagggaaactgaggttcagggaagTAAGTCTCAGTCATGCAGTCCTTGGAGACAGCACAAGCACAGCACCCAGGAAAACTGGGTTCAGGATTTGCTACCCCACAGAGTCCAAACCCCAGTTGCCCACTTCCCCTCACCATTAAAACATTATCTGTCTACAAAATCTGAGCCCAGCCATCAACAAAATCTCTTAAAAGTTGTCTACAttcaagaagcaaaaagaatCCTTGGTGATATAAATCAAATTAGTGGTTATGTGGGGGGGGGTATCAACTGGAGGGGGCACAAAGTGGCCTCTTGGAGGAGCTGGGGACAGTTTCTACCTTGATCTAGGTGACAGATGCATAAGTGTCTACagactttaacatttattgagctgggggcgcctgggtggcttagccggttaagtgtccaactcttggttaggctcaggtcatgatctcatggctttgtgggtttgagccgtgcatcaggctctgtgttgccagcatggagcctgcttgggattctctctctctctctctctctctctctctctctctgcccctccctccacttgtgctgtctctgtgtctttcaaaataaataaataaactttaaaaaacatttattgaggggtgcctgggtgactcagtcagttaagcatctgattccagctcaggtcatgatctcacggtttgtgagtttgagccccacgtcgggctctctgctgacagctcagagcctggagcctacttcagattctatgtctcattctctctctgcctccccacttatgctctgcctctttctgtctctcgaaaataaataaatgtaaaaaattttttttaaatttattgagctGTACCTTTGAGAGTTGTCCAATTGTTATATTTatgctatatgtcaatttttaaatttttttattttttaaagttcatttattctgagagagagagagagaagaggggcagaaagagaagagagagaatatcccaagcaggctccgcactgtcagcccagagcctgatgtggggctcaaactcataaacctgtgagatcatgacctaggccaaaatcaagagtcagacatttaacagactgagccacccagatgccccaaatttatatgtcaatttttaaaaagttgtttacaCTTGCTCTTTCCAATTCTTCATCTCTCACTTGCTTCTGCCCACTATCATCAAGTTCGTCTCTCCCTTCATGAAACTGCCCTGTTGGAGTCCTCAGAGACCTGCATACTACCAGCTTCAGCAATTCATTCTCCAATCTTATCTCCTTGGTAGCATTTGACACTTGCTCCCTTGGCTCCTAAAGTGCCCACACTCTGTTTCCTCCCACCTGCCCAGCTGCTCCTGCTTAGCTCCTTTGCTGGTTCTGCTTTCCTATTACCACCCAGAGGAGTGTTCCAGGACTCAGTCCTGACTGCTGCCCTCCTCTGTCTATACTCACTTCTCCCATCTCCAAGTCAATGGCCTTAAATACCATCCACTCACTTTGCCTCCCAGATCTAAGGCTTCAGTGCTGATTTCTCTCCCAAATTCCAGAGTCACCCAGTGGCTGACCCGGCATCTCATATAGGATGTCTAACAGGCATCTCAAGGGTTACATGTCCACAAATAATCATTTGGTTTTCCTCCCCAAACCCGTTCTTCTCCAGTCTTTCCTGGATCAATTCACAGCAATTCCATCCAACCAGTTGTTCAGGCCAGAAATCTAGGAGTCATGCTAGATGCTCCTCTTTCCCTACTCATATTCATACATCAGCAAAACTTGATATTAACTCCAGAACATACCCCAAATTCACCCCCTTCTGTGCCCCAGCCCCACGCAGACCCAGGCCCTCCCTTCTCTTGGTGGATGAGGGCAGGAGCCTCCACTCTGATTACAGAGTGGTTCTCCTAAAGCAGATGGGATTATTTAAACAGGAGCCAGCCCAGGCCATTTCCTGCTCAAAAGTCCCAGTGCTCCCCCATCGCACCACAAACAAATCCCTATATTTCTTTCTAAGGCCGCTAGGAGGCTGGTTTTGCTGATCTCCTCATTCCCCCAACTACCACTGTCTAGACACTTGGTCCTTCTTTGTCTTAAGCCCTGTCGAAATCCTCTCTTGTCCGGGCCTTTAACTGGCTGATCCATCTGCCTAGAatacccctcttttttttaagtgtatttttatttattttaatagagatatagagagcaattgggggaggggcaaagagagagggagacagaatcccaagcaggcagtagtacgctgtcagcgcagagccccatggccaaaccgtgagatcatgacctgaatcaaagtcaagagtcagaccctcagccgactgagccacccaggttcccctagaaTACCCCTCTTCTTTATCTCCCATGATGGCTCACTCAGATCACATACAGAATGCTGCCTCCTCTGAGTCCCCTCTCCCAAACAAGCCCGTCTGCCCCCCATTTCCGGTATTTTTCTGTCTACTGATTAGTCTTGTCTCAAGTTAGACTGTATCCTCGAACCTAgccttgcggggcgcctgggtggcgcagtcggttaagcgtccgacttcagccaggtcacgatctcgcggtccgtgagttcgagccccgcgtcaggctccgggctgatggctcagagcctggagcctgtttccgattctgtgtctccctctctctctgctcctcccccgttcatgctctgtttctctctgtcccaaaaataaataaacgttgaaaaaaaataaaagtgaacctAGCCTTGGATCCTGGAGTGGTCTCCAGGAACGGACTCGGACCATTCTGGGCAGAGAGCGCCGCCCTAAccctcctgctctcactctccgTAGGCTAGTGGTGCGGGCAGAGGGAATGCGGATGTTGCGGCAGGAATCGCGGCTAACCGAGCCCTCCCCACTAGAGGGCGGTCCCGCCTTGCTTGGCCCAGATGCAGGACCGAGAGGGTGCGGGCTGGGCTTTGGCTGAAGCCCCTTCTCTGTGCTGCCGCAAGGTCCAGAGCTCCTGGAGTCCTCATTGGGGCCGGACCCTCCCATCACTTCCAGGGTCTGTCGAGGCCGGTTTCAGGACCGAATACAGTAGGTCGCGCCCGGAATGGGCCACAACACTGCTAGATCGACGGCTGGGGGCGCTCTGTCCTCACGTGGGCGTAGCCACCGGATCCGCGAGCTCTTGAGGCCCCCTGCGGGAGGGACTGCAGTTCTATCCCGGGAAAAACGGGGAAGCTGAGGCTACTGCGGGGAAGTGACTTGTCCTAGGTGAAGCAGCGAACCTGGAGTGAGCTGAACCGCCCAGGGTGGTCGGGGAAGTCCCAGGCCAGACCCGCCCGGCTTCGAGACACAATCCAGCCCCCAGAGCTCgcggggagtggggagtgggcgTCAGGCACATCCACCCATCAGTGCCCGAGGGGCGGGACCACTTCAGTCCCTCCCCGGCCCCATTGGCTGCAGCACCAGGGGCGGGGCGCGGCTGCCAGATGTtggggcggtggcggcggcgggaGCTACGGAGAGCGAGGAGCCGCGGCGCCAGTCAGAGGGCCAGGGTGCCGCTGGCCGGCCCGCTGGGCCCGTTCCGCGCCGGTCCCGCTGGAGTTCGAAGAGGAACTGGCAGGCCTGGCGGGGGCTCCGGCACGGGCATGCATAGCGCTCGGCTTGACAGCTTCCTGAGCCAGCTCCGCTGGGAACTGGTGAGACTTGGGAGCGGGTGTGGCTTGTGAGGACGCGTGTGGGGTGCCCAGCTGCCGTCCGGCCCGAACGACACACGGGTAGGGGGCCGTCCCGAGTGCCCATCCAAGGcgggatgggggcggggaggcgcgGATGGCCCAGATGGCCCGCATCGGGTTTCGGACTGTTGGGGGCTGCCCTGGGCATCAAGTAACAGCCGCCCAGCTGGCCAAGCTGCTGGGGCGGCGGAGGGACGTGGCGGggagaaatttattttggggCTGAGCAGGGGGCTGCGAGGGACTAAAGAGGTGCTAGAGCTGCTATGGATGCCTTCTACCCCAGGCTGACCTGTACTTCTTCTACCCCCCCACCTGGCAAGTGCTCTTTCTCTGAAAGACGCTGTGAGCTTTGGGGAGCTGAGTCCCTCAGGAAACAGGGgatgctcccccacccccagccctgaacAGGACTTACTTCCCGATGCAGGCGGGCCCAcaaccctgcctccctccctggtgGCGGGTACCGACTTGCCCAGCTCTGCGTGCTGCAGCCTGCCGGACTGCCACCAGGTCGGCTGACGCGAGTCACACGAGCTACGTGTGCCAGCGCCCCCATGCCGGCCCTGTGCCCACTAGAGGCCTTGCTGCCCAGGCCTGCAGGCCTATCCAGTCCTCCTGGGCCTTCTGCTTTGGGAATAGTTTGGCTAGGTAGGCAGGGGTGACAAGCACTACCCTTCCAACTTGGGCCCTCTCTTCTTCCACAGCTGTGTGGCCGGGACACTGGCTCACCCCCCATGTCTGGCCCCCTTCCACCATCCCCCAAACCTGGCCCAGGTGTTTGGCTTAGCCATGGACTCAGGGCCTCAGATGCCTTGGAAGAGGACTCAGTCGGCTgtgtggaagaggaagaaggtaTGGTGACAGGAGACAAGGGTATTGCCTTGGGGAGCCCAAGGGAGCATGTCCTGGACTGGGACTCTGGCTTCTCTGAGGTGTCGGGCAGCACATGGAGAGAGGATGAGCTGCCTGTACTCCAGCACCCAACACCCCCAGCATGGCCCCCCCATAGACAGCGCCTCTCGGCCAGTGGCATTCCCCTGCCTAGCAGGGCCCCTGTGGCCGGTGCACCACCTGCCCGTCGACCACGGCCCAAGTCTACACCAGACGCTTGCCTGGAGCACTGGCGGGGCTTGGAAGCTGAAGACTGGACTGCAGCCCTGCTGAACAGAGGTCGCAGTCGCCAGCCCCTAGTGCTGGGCGACAACTGCTTTGCTGACTTGGTGCACAACTGGATGGAGCTACCAGAGGCAGCAGGTGAGGGGGATGATAGTGGTGGTCCCCGTGCCCGTGCTCGGCCCCCTCAGTTCCTGCTTGGGCTCTCTGAGCAGCTGCGGCGCCAGCTGGCCAGGGCACGCAGGGCTGCTATGGCAGGAAAGCGACTGTCATGCCCACCTCGCCCGGAACCTGAACTGCCTGCAGATGTCTCACGATTTGCAGCCCTCATGAGCTGCCGAAGCCGTCAACCCATCATCTGCAATGATGTCAGCTACCTCTGACCCTGCCCTCCAGCCTGGGACAATAAAGGCCTTTCTCTGGTCTATCCTGGTTCCATACCCCTGAGGCTCTAGGAGGTGGCCCCAGCCCTTTGAGGCACAGCCCAGGCAGGTGAAGCTAAAGAGCCTTTTCCTTCCCTGCAGGGGTCCCTGTCATGCCCACATCACCCACCCTGTGCATTACTGCCCCATGTTTTGCCATCCATTCTCTCCACTTACACCCTccttcaacaagcatttattgagtgcctactgtgggctcaggatgcagggctcgataGAGCCAGGTGATAGGGCTGCTGCCTTGTCACAGCTCGTAGTGCAAGGGTGGGAAGGTAGtgtcctcctcctcaccctcacAGCTGAGCTCCAGCACCAGCATCCGCTGCCCAGGCTCAAGCATCCGGCTTGTCACCTGCTGCACCAGTTTGGTCACCCTGgtagtgtggggtggggggaaagaggtTGGGAGAGATTGGGTAGGTGAGCAGTGGTAGGCAGAGTGACCTGACATGGACCAGGGGGTGCTGATGGGCCATAAGGAGCCCAAGCCAGGGGCAGGAGCAGCTTAAGACAGGAAACATCTGAAACTATTTTAGGAGCAGCAGGCAGGGCgggcaggaggcaggaagctGTGAGTCCCCTGGGAGTGGGCCGTGAAAGGGGGGCTTAACAGGGTGTGGAGGAGCTAATGGGGGGTGTGGAGGAGCTAATGGGGCCGGCCAAGCAGGCAGCTTGGAGGCCCCTCCTCAGGCTTTcagccctcaccccacccccagcccattTGCCGGCTCCATTTGGCAAAAGAAAGCTTCAGGAGGGTGTGAGAGGCCCAAATGGGGTTGGGAGGAGGAAAGACTTCATCATGTCTCCCACCTCCAACCTCCGGGGACAGAACAAGTCCTGGCTAAAGCCAGGTGCGGGCTCACCTAAGGGCCAGGTTCTGGGCCTGCTTTTCAGGTGACCATCCTGCTGAGTAGAGTAGGGCCTTGCCGTGCAGCAGCATCTTCACCCTCAGCCCATACCGTTCCTAGAGAGAGTCAGGTCAAGTGCCAGCTAGACCAGGCTGGGCCAAGACTGAAGGCGAGGAGGAGGAATGGGGCTCACCTGGAGATGGGCCAGCAACGACTTCAGGGTCCTTTCTGGCTGCCCAGCAGGCACCTTCAGGCGGTCCCAACAGGTCCAGGTCCATGTCAGGTGATGGcactgggggtggtggggggaggaatgaGAAGCTtctcacacacaccctccccctaCCCATTACCAGCAGCTGATGGCCCCTTTCCTAGGGGAGGAGCTGGACTAGAGGCAGGAAGCAGaagccccggggcggggggttggAAGGTGGGATCTGGGCCCAGAGTCTCAGTACCCTCCCCGCCTATGCTGGGGCCAGCACAGGAAATGGGGCTATGGGGCCCCCGCACAGGGAAACAGGCAATCCATCACACAGGctggttgtatgtgtgtgtgtgtgtagggggggcgTTGCTTCCTGAGGAAACAGGAGCAGGGCTGCTGCAGTCTCCGATAAAGCAGCTTGATCCTCAAATGCAAGGCTGGAAGCTGGGGGGTACATCCTGCCCCCTCATCCTGTATTGCCAGGGCCTTGGGCTATGTGGGTACAGAGTATCAAGGGGCACAATGACCACTAGGGCCCCACTGGCTGAGACCCCAGCAGGGACACAGTCTGCAAGGGCCTCCTCTTCctgtcccctttccttccccatttCAAAAATCTTGGGATTCTGGTGACTGGAGCTGAGGGTGGCAAGGCAGCCAGGACAGACCCCCGCCTCCAGAAAGCACAGTGGGGTCAAGCTGAGATGAGGCCAGAGGTGAGTTGGGGGGGatcctcccttgctccctccccctctaccGCAGACAAAGGCAGCTTATGTGCTAGAAGCCCTTCACAAAGGGGCTCTGTGTACTGTGCCCTGAGGGACCCCAGCAAAAGCCCAGTGCTGGCCCAtgacctctcccctctcccttggtGAGGGtattctctccaccccctctcctGTGCCCCAAGAAAATGCCAACTAACTACTGCCTAGCCTGGGCACACAGCCAGGGGCATCCACAGCCCTGCACTCGAAGGAACACACATGGACACAAGCCTGGGAATGCCTGCATGTGTACTCACATGCACACCCATGCAAGCCCACATTGAAGAAGAGTCCTGTACTCCCATCTGGCACACAGATGTGCCAGCATCCTCCCTCCATGGCCACAAACCTCAGGGCCAGGGATGCCCAGACCCCTGTGCACTTAGACgcacacaacccccccccccccccctccccccaccgcaaCTGGTGAGCTCAGTGGCCTTTAACTCAGCTTGGAGAGTGTGGGCCAGGATCCCCATGCCATGCAGGCTGAAGTTAGGCTCTGTTTGGGGCTAGGGCTCTAGTCCTCCCTCCCTACCACCTCCCCCTTAGGGCTGGTGGAGGCTGTGAGGGATATCTGGCTCCACTAATGAGTTAAAGCTGCAGCTCCCCCAGACCCGGGCtgtggagggatgggggtgggggtggctgacGGCTGCTTCCTGTGTCTGACAGGTCCCAGTCTGGCTTCACAGCAGGAAGGGGGCTGGAGGGAGTCTTAAGGACTCCCCCAGAATCTGGGTTCTGGTACAAACCCAAAGCCAGAGTACAGCCTGTTTTGGTAGGTGCAAGGAGAACCCAggcctcgtgtgtgtgtgtgtgtgtgt contains these protein-coding regions:
- the CDHR4 gene encoding cadherin-related family member 4 isoform X3, giving the protein MALLRILALLLALTVSELHCLPWFINVSESQGPGTILQSFSFNCTSHMPTLQLVHVQPPTTFFNPPSLTRWQGIYVGMVTLSSSARLDALSVNHYKLQLRFTCGNHVMEGPLSVDVRRDPGHSACAGRFASPAGEIIQVLETVTPGARLYTLLLPGLEVQRAQINIISAQDPPYFPGPFSINGQGWLLVPSQGLKGQAEKVFQLQILVTFGQNRSCLGMLKVKVLPVPSSLISFLKQASNITILEDLPPGGKVVQVRARGFDVRYEILSPVPCPLFSIGRADGVIRTTAPLELAQAPGAAVTRLRVKAYERLRPWASVELELTVNVRSVNRWPPRCLPAMLVTQIPETTPVGTVLNTFTCADPDSPGSILDYQLQFHSPPGSASLCLRDRVLEVNATLDCDARGACFQHAASILVLDGGQPLMTTEVPVLVMVTPVNEFSPACVPHKFRIREDAGPHTLLGSVVGMDKDYPHNNIEYYISGGPTIFSMDRLSGEVHLLGSLDYELQTLYRLNVLVIDHGQDQDPTHHRSGSCTITIEVEDVNDHAPECQPPFQELTIYALLGHSVEVTKVSCWVPQEPQRLAFSYSIVGGNSQSRFSLQGPTLVYNNILLGPLWPEQFYTYELLIRVADAGPSIPHLSTTATVSVHLIPWSASTVATRTHRSTVPSVMTPLLVTDTEAFWQPEPWFVVVLTVTSALFVLALGWLLLRLFQGLVQMHQTPSKPAQALLLNGIQGTEESIQGFMEAPRMEMSQAPSNVNLSLQHFDGRAQDSRESPFSQTTLHLGPLSLLTPSQRLLLPPGIHYLLFP
- the CDHR4 gene encoding cadherin-related family member 4 isoform X10, translating into MALLRILALLLALTVSELHCLPWFINVSESQGPGTILQSFSFNCTSHMPTLQLVHVQPPTTFFNPPSLTRWQGIYVGMVTLSSSARLDALSVNHYKLQLRFTCGNHVMEGPLSVDVRRDPGHSACAGRFASPAGEIIQVLETVTPGARLYTLLLPGLEVQRAQINIISAQDPPYFPGPFSINGQGWLLVPSQGLKGQAEKVFQLQILVTFGQNRSCLGMLKVKVLPVPSSLISFLKQASNITILEDLPPGGKVVQVRARGFDVRYEILSPVPCPLFSIGRADGVIRTTAPLELAQAPGAAVTRLRVKAYERLRPWASVELELTVNVRSVNRWPPRCLPAMLVTQIPETTPVGTVLNTFTCADPDSPGSILDYQLQFHSPPGSASLCLRDRVLEVNATLDCDARGACFQHAASILVLDGGQPLMTTEVPVLVMVTPVNEFSPACVPHKFRIREDAGPHTLLGSVVGMDKDYPHNNIEYYISGGPTIFSMDRLSGEVHLLGSLDYELQTLYRLNVLVIDHGQDQDPTHHRSGSCTITIEVEDVNDHAPECQPPFQELTIYALLGHSVEVTKVSCWVPQEPQRLAFSYSIVGGNSQSRFSLQGPTLVYNNILLGPLWPEQFYTYELLIRVADAGPSIPHLSTTATVSVHLIPWSASTVATRTHRSTGCGPYFRCLQ
- the CDHR4 gene encoding cadherin-related family member 4 isoform X7, whose translation is MALLRILALLLALTVSELHCLPWFINVSESQGPGTILQSFSFNCTSHMPTLQLVHVQPPTTFFNPPSLTRWQGIYVGMVTLSSSARLDALSVNHYKLQLRFTCGNHVMEGPLSVDVRRDPGHSACAGRFASPAGEIIQVLETVTPGARLYTLLLPGLEVQRAQINIISAQDPPYFPGPFSINGQGWLLVPSQGLKGQAEKVFQLQILVTFGQNRSCLGMLKVKVLPVPSSLISFLKQASNITILEDLPPGADGVIRTTAPLELAQAPGAAVTRLRVKAYERLRPWASVELELTVNVRSVNRWPPRCLPAMLVTQIPETTPVGTVLNTFTCADPDSPGSILDYQLQFHSPPGSASLCLRDRVLEVNATLDCDARGACFQHAASILVLDGGQPLMTTEVPVLVMVTPVNEFSPACVPHKFRIREDAGPHTLLGSVVGMDKDYPHNNIEYYISGGPTIFSMDRLSGEVHLLGSLDYELQTLYRLNVLVIDHGQDQDPTHHRSGSCTITIEVEDVNDHAPECQPPFQELTIYALLGHSVEVTKVSCWVPQEPQRLAFSYSIVGGNSQSRFSLQGPTLVYNNILLGPLWPEQFYTYELLIRVADAGPSIPHLSTTATVSVHLIPWSASTVATRTHRSTVPSVMTPLLVTDTEAFWQPEPWFVVVLTVTSALFVLALGWLLLRLFQGLVQMHQTPSKPAQALLLNGIQGTEESIQGFMEAPRMEMSQAPSNVNLSLQHFDGRAQDSRKEAVLLSPAVPSLSPDHLNSGTGRDYLFNTLTGARRWL